The genome window GAAGTAACTAAGCAACTTGCTAAATGTATGGGTGTTGAGTTTATTCGTTTTGATATGTCGGAATATGTAGAACGCCATGCAATTAGTCGATTAATTGGTGCTCCACCAGGGTATGTTGGTTTTGAGCAAGGTGGTTTATTAACAGAAGCAGTTATTAAAAATCCACATGCTGTTGTACTTTTAGATGAGATTGAAAAAGCGCATCCAGACATTTACAACATTTTGCTACAGGTTATGGATCACGGTACGTTGACCGATAATAACGGCCGTAAAGCTGACTTTAGAAATGTAGTGGTTGTAATGACTACCAATGCGGGCGTACAAGAAACTACGCGTAAGTCGATTGGTTTTACAGAGCAAGATCATACGCACGATGCAATGGGTGCAATTAATAAAGTATTTTCACCAGAATTTAGAAACCGTTTAGATAACATCATTTGGTTTAATCACCTTGAACGTGAAGTTATTTTACTGGTGGTTGATAAGTTTATTGTGGAACTGCAAGCGCAGCTTGATAAAAAATCAGTTAACCTTGAGCTTACGTCTAAAGCACGTGAGTGGTTGGCAGATAAAGGCTACGATAAAGCAATGGGTGCACGTCCAATGGCACGTGTTATTCAAGAAGAGCTTAAAAAGCAATTAGCTAACGAAATACTGTTTGGTGAACTTGTTGATGGCGGTACGGTTAAAGTATCAGTTAAAGACAAGAAGATTCGCTTTGATTACGAGAGTAATTTAACACCAGCGTAAAACGTTAATTAAATAATTTAGTTAAATAAAATGGCCCGCTACATAATAGCGGGCCATTTTTTTTGCCCTTTTTATAGGCAACAAAAAACCCAGCAAAAACTGGGCTTTTTGTTTATTAAATGTAATTGCTAGTCAATGTCTATCAATTACATTTAATAAACGCTTAAAGCTAGTAAAACACTAGCCAAAAACTAAATCTCGTTTACGCACTTACTTAGCGAGCACGGAATACGATACGACCCTTTGATAAATCGTAAGGAGTCATTTCTACCGTTACTTTATCGCCGGTTAAAATACGGATATAGTTTTTGCGCATTTTGCCTGAAATATGAGCCACAACTACGTGACCATTTTCTAGCTCAACTCGGAACATTGTATTTGGTAAAGTATCAAGGACTGTCCCTTGCATTTCGATTACGTCTTCTTTCGCCATGTTTAGCGTAACACCTCTTTAATAGTTAAACGCTGCAGATTTTGCCCAAAATACTCCAATAAGTAAAGGCGCAGGGGCTATATTTGCAAATTAAATAGCCACCCACTCATCATTGAGCTGTTTTTGAGCAGGTAAAAACTGAGTTTTGTACTTCATTTTGTCGCATTCATCAATTTGATAGCCCAAGTACACGTATTGCTTATTTTGCTCTTTTGCAAACTTTAGCTGCTCTAATATCATCACAGAGCCTAAACTATAGTGTTCAAAGTCGGGGTCAAAAAAGGTATAAATTGCAGAAATAGCGCTATTCATACAATCAGTTACGGCAACTGCGACTAAAGTATCTTGGTGCCACAGTTCAATAAATGTGATCTTGAGCCAACTACAAAGCAAAAAACTTTGAAACTGTTCTTTTTCAGGAGGATACATACTTCCATCCTGATGACGCATCGTTATGTACTTGCTATAAAGTGGATAGTACTCAGGTCGCTCTTGCGTTGAATATTTTACCTCAAACTGTGTTTTTGCTTTGTTTAGTTTACGTTTTTGCGATTTTGAGGGCATAAAGTCTTGTGCTAATACACGTACAGAACTACATGCGCTGCATATTGGGCAGTGCGGACGGTATATTTGGTTACCACTGCGACGAAATCCCAAGCCTAATAATGACTCAAATTTATCGGTGCTGTAGCAACTGGGATCAAGAATAACTAAAAGTTGCTCTTGTCTGTTGGGTAAATAACTACAGTCAAACTCTTGGGTTAAACCAACACGTGCAGGAAGTTGCTCATTCATAGATTGCGTCAAGTTCTTGTGGCTCCCACATAATAGGGTTAACAGTATAGTTATGTGCAGCTTTTAGTTTAGTCAAAAATGTGGAACGGGGGATTACTTGTGCACCTAGGGTCATTAAATAAGGGTTTTCTAACTGGCAATCAATAAAATGTGCATTATGGCGTTTAAGCCAATTTACCAGTGCCCACATAGCAAGCTTAGAACAATTGGTTTGATGATGAAACATAGACTCGCCACAAAAAACACCATTTTGCATAATGCCGTATAAGCCACCTGCAAGCTCTCCGTTACTCCACACCTCTAAACTATGTGCAATGCCAGCATTGTGTGCATTAACGTAAGCGTCGAGCATGTCAGAGGTGATCCAAGTGCCATCGGTATCAAGGCGTTGATCGCGACAGGCTTCTATCACCTCTTCAAAGGCATTATTAATGGTTACTCTTACAGGGTGCTTTTTTAAATGCTTACGCAGGCTCTTACTTATATGAAAATCATTAAGCTCAAAAATGCCTCGCTCGCTGGGAGACCACCACATAATAGGCTCATCTTCACTAAACCAAGGGAATACTCCGCTTTTGTAGGCATTACTTAGGCGAGGTAAACTCAAATCTCCGCCAATTGCTAACAAGCCATCAGGGGATTCTAATGCGTATTCCGGATTGGGGAATGCTATATCGTTTT of Pseudoalteromonas arctica A 37-1-2 contains these proteins:
- the aat gene encoding leucyl/phenylalanyl-tRNA--protein transferase; the encoded protein is MRNQLYQLSENDIAFPNPEYALESPDGLLAIGGDLSLPRLSNAYKSGVFPWFSEDEPIMWWSPSERGIFELNDFHISKSLRKHLKKHPVRVTINNAFEEVIEACRDQRLDTDGTWITSDMLDAYVNAHNAGIAHSLEVWSNGELAGGLYGIMQNGVFCGESMFHHQTNCSKLAMWALVNWLKRHNAHFIDCQLENPYLMTLGAQVIPRSTFLTKLKAAHNYTVNPIMWEPQELDAIYE
- a CDS encoding arginyltransferase, whose protein sequence is MNEQLPARVGLTQEFDCSYLPNRQEQLLVILDPSCYSTDKFESLLGLGFRRSGNQIYRPHCPICSACSSVRVLAQDFMPSKSQKRKLNKAKTQFEVKYSTQERPEYYPLYSKYITMRHQDGSMYPPEKEQFQSFLLCSWLKITFIELWHQDTLVAVAVTDCMNSAISAIYTFFDPDFEHYSLGSVMILEQLKFAKEQNKQYVYLGYQIDECDKMKYKTQFLPAQKQLNDEWVAI
- the infA gene encoding translation initiation factor IF-1, with the translated sequence MAKEDVIEMQGTVLDTLPNTMFRVELENGHVVVAHISGKMRKNYIRILTGDKVTVEMTPYDLSKGRIVFRAR